The following proteins come from a genomic window of Flavobacterium crocinum:
- a CDS encoding cupin domain-containing protein, translating into MKTIPRRVVTGLRNGKSIIEQDNIVTNVSEHFPGLIISDVWSTDTTPAKYEEKEIENTAFPNTPKNGSYFRYVQIPPDKDLGIVAPEGQPHPLMHQTDTLDYIVILAGEIYLIVDEEETLLQAGDIVIQRGTNHAWSNRSDLPCIQLAVLLDAESIK; encoded by the coding sequence ATGAAAACAATTCCAAGAAGAGTCGTAACAGGTTTACGAAATGGAAAATCAATAATAGAACAAGACAATATTGTAACCAATGTTTCAGAGCATTTTCCGGGATTAATTATTTCGGATGTTTGGTCAACTGATACTACTCCCGCAAAATACGAGGAAAAAGAAATAGAGAATACTGCTTTTCCGAATACACCCAAAAACGGAAGTTATTTTCGTTATGTACAAATTCCGCCCGATAAAGATTTAGGAATTGTGGCACCAGAAGGGCAGCCTCATCCGTTAATGCATCAAACCGATACCTTAGATTATATTGTGATTTTAGCTGGAGAAATTTATCTTATTGTAGACGAAGAGGAAACTTTACTACAGGCGGGTGATATTGTAATTCAGCGCGGAACCAATCATGCTTGGAGCAACCGTTCAGATTTGCCTTGTATTCAGTTGGCTGTTTTACTGGATGCTGAATCAATTAAGTAA
- a CDS encoding TonB-dependent receptor plug domain-containing protein, which yields MKKIYFAALAVICSNIYAQTKKDSINEMNEVIINENRFNTPISKQNRNVYVISSETIKKLPGRTLQEVLQYANGVDIRQRGPFGTQADISVDGGSFEQTVVLLNGAKVIDSQTAHNMLNLPLPVEVIERIEVVRGPAARIYGINSLTGAINIITKKPTDSGFLVSTYAGSNFEKDTQDTGDTFYGTGIQAGAVLGKEKQQHLIFASHDKSNGYRYNTAFENNKIFYQGNVQINDSNEILGSAGYINNGFGANGFYAAPGDINSTEIVQTTFANIQSKHAITENWKIMPRVTYRYNYDDYRYLGNSNLAVGRSQHYTNSIAGELNSTVKLSKGEIGFGAEFRNENIHSSNIGDHDRENVGVYAEYRTSFTEKFDVNIGTYLNYNSDYKWQIYPGIDASYAITDAFKIIGNVGTSQRIPSFTDLYLKQTGNIGNTDLDSENAFQSEIGFKYNKKALSLNANYFYRKIDNYIDWMRNATTVPWQSQNTGDLNTNGINLRGIYRFDFSKDSRLNILLAYTYLDSEFKSSRTEIYSKYLISSLKHQITNTIDYQFKNFSVLFATRFNERITGPSYWVNDFRVSQSIHKFTIFLDAQNIFNATYYEVGAVPLPSRWFTLGVKLVTF from the coding sequence ATGAAAAAAATCTACTTTGCTGCTTTGGCAGTAATTTGTTCTAACATTTATGCACAGACCAAAAAGGATTCCATCAATGAAATGAACGAGGTAATCATTAATGAAAACCGTTTTAATACGCCTATTTCTAAACAAAACAGAAATGTTTATGTGATTAGCAGTGAAACTATAAAGAAACTTCCGGGAAGAACACTTCAGGAAGTATTACAATATGCCAATGGAGTTGATATCAGACAAAGAGGGCCATTTGGAACTCAGGCAGACATTAGTGTTGATGGCGGAAGTTTTGAACAGACCGTTGTTTTATTAAACGGAGCGAAAGTAATCGATTCTCAAACAGCTCACAATATGCTGAATTTGCCTCTTCCGGTTGAAGTTATTGAAAGAATTGAGGTAGTTCGTGGACCGGCTGCAAGAATTTATGGAATTAACAGCTTAACCGGAGCGATTAACATTATTACTAAAAAACCAACCGATTCAGGATTTTTGGTAAGTACTTACGCTGGTTCAAATTTTGAAAAAGATACTCAGGATACTGGTGATACGTTCTACGGAACAGGAATTCAGGCTGGAGCCGTTTTAGGTAAAGAGAAACAACAGCATTTAATTTTTGCTTCTCATGATAAAAGCAATGGTTACCGATACAATACGGCATTTGAAAACAATAAAATTTTCTATCAGGGAAATGTGCAGATCAATGATTCTAATGAAATTTTAGGCTCTGCTGGATACATCAATAATGGTTTTGGTGCCAACGGATTCTATGCAGCACCGGGTGATATCAATTCTACTGAAATTGTACAGACAACTTTTGCCAACATTCAGTCAAAACATGCTATTACAGAAAACTGGAAAATTATGCCAAGAGTAACCTATCGTTATAACTATGACGATTATCGTTATTTAGGAAACTCAAATTTAGCTGTTGGAAGAAGCCAGCATTATACCAATTCGATTGCAGGAGAATTAAACTCTACAGTTAAATTGTCTAAAGGAGAAATTGGTTTTGGAGCAGAATTTAGAAATGAAAACATTCATTCTTCTAATATTGGAGATCACGATCGCGAAAATGTAGGCGTATATGCCGAATACAGAACGAGTTTTACGGAAAAATTCGATGTAAACATTGGAACTTATTTAAATTACAATTCAGATTACAAATGGCAGATTTATCCGGGAATCGATGCTAGTTATGCGATTACAGATGCCTTTAAAATTATTGGTAATGTAGGAACAAGTCAAAGAATTCCATCATTTACAGATTTATATTTGAAACAAACTGGAAATATTGGAAATACTGATTTAGATTCAGAAAATGCTTTTCAAAGTGAAATTGGTTTCAAATACAATAAAAAAGCCTTGAGTTTGAATGCGAATTATTTCTACAGAAAAATTGACAATTACATCGACTGGATGCGTAATGCGACAACAGTGCCATGGCAAAGTCAGAATACAGGAGATTTAAATACAAACGGAATCAATTTACGTGGTATTTACCGATTTGATTTTTCTAAAGATTCTCGTTTGAATATTCTTTTAGCGTACACCTATTTAGATTCTGAATTTAAAAGTTCACGTACAGAAATATACTCAAAGTATCTTATTTCTTCTTTAAAACATCAAATTACCAATACGATAGATTATCAGTTTAAAAATTTCTCTGTTTTGTTTGCAACACGTTTCAACGAGAGAATCACCGGGCCGTCTTATTGGGTAAATGATTTTAGAGTAAGTCAGTCTATTCATAAATTCACGATCTTTTTAGATGCGCAGAATATATTTAATGCGACTTATTACGAAGTAGGAGCAGTGCCATTGCCTTCAAGATGGTTTACTTTGGGAGTGAAATTAGTTACTTTTTAA
- a CDS encoding aminotransferase class V-fold PLP-dependent enzyme, which yields MNAIETTKEPIELECYFSKFRENTVGIDHTFESVYGEQNLVYADWVASGRLYVPIEDIMLNKMGPMIANTHSFSSQTGKASTYAYQHAREIIKKSVNANASDVLVTTGTGMTAALSKLQRIMGLRSDYKEDRPVVFITHMEHHSNQVPWYETNAEVVILQPDENNLVDPKVLSEEIKKYADRSLKIGSFTACSNVTGIITPYHELAKIMHQNGGLCFVDFAASAPYVKIDMHPKDPEAQLDAIFFSPHKFLGGPGTSGVLVFNEKLYQSDFPDNPGGGNVKWTNPLGKYCYSDVIEVREDGGTPGFLQVIRAALALELKEQMGVENIQKREKELLNLCFSRLQKIQGLSILGDLTTERIGCVSLVIEDIHYNLIVRLLNDRFGIQVRGGWSCASTYAHYLFNINEKKSAEITNELLERNQTNKPGWVRLSLHPITTNEELFYICDAIEKVASNYKKWQKDYEYNPASNEFENPKIKDSITNEVKDWFKLD from the coding sequence ATGAATGCTATTGAGACAACAAAAGAACCAATTGAGTTAGAGTGTTACTTCTCTAAATTTAGAGAAAATACAGTAGGAATCGATCATACTTTTGAATCGGTTTACGGAGAACAAAATCTAGTTTATGCCGACTGGGTTGCCAGCGGAAGATTATACGTTCCGATCGAGGATATTATGCTCAACAAAATGGGACCAATGATTGCCAATACACATTCATTTTCCAGTCAGACCGGAAAGGCTTCGACTTATGCTTATCAGCACGCAAGAGAAATTATTAAGAAATCGGTAAATGCCAATGCATCGGATGTTTTGGTAACAACGGGAACCGGAATGACAGCTGCTTTATCTAAATTGCAGCGTATTATGGGTTTGCGAAGCGATTATAAAGAAGACAGACCAGTGGTTTTTATAACTCACATGGAACATCATTCGAATCAGGTTCCGTGGTACGAAACCAATGCCGAAGTGGTGATTTTACAGCCAGATGAAAATAATTTGGTAGATCCAAAAGTACTGTCGGAAGAAATTAAAAAATATGCGGACAGAAGTTTGAAAATTGGTTCGTTTACAGCTTGTTCCAATGTTACGGGAATTATTACGCCTTACCATGAATTAGCGAAAATCATGCATCAAAACGGCGGACTTTGTTTTGTTGATTTTGCTGCTTCTGCACCTTATGTCAAAATCGATATGCATCCAAAAGATCCGGAAGCGCAATTGGACGCCATTTTCTTTTCGCCTCACAAATTCCTAGGCGGACCAGGAACAAGCGGTGTTTTGGTTTTTAATGAAAAATTATATCAATCTGATTTTCCGGATAATCCGGGCGGGGGAAATGTAAAATGGACCAATCCGCTTGGGAAATATTGTTACAGCGATGTGATTGAAGTTCGCGAAGATGGAGGAACTCCAGGATTTTTGCAAGTTATTAGAGCTGCTCTGGCTTTAGAATTAAAAGAGCAGATGGGAGTAGAGAACATCCAAAAAAGAGAAAAAGAACTTCTGAATCTTTGTTTTTCAAGGCTTCAAAAAATTCAGGGTTTATCTATTCTGGGAGACCTAACGACAGAAAGAATTGGCTGTGTTTCCCTTGTGATTGAAGATATTCATTACAATTTGATCGTAAGACTTTTGAATGACCGTTTCGGAATTCAGGTTCGCGGTGGCTGGTCGTGTGCGAGTACTTATGCGCATTATTTGTTCAATATTAATGAGAAGAAATCGGCAGAAATTACCAATGAATTATTGGAGAGAAATCAAACCAATAAACCGGGCTGGGTTCGTTTGTCTTTACACCCGATTACGACGAATGAAGAGCTTTTCTATATCTGTGATGCGATTGAGAAAGTAGCTTCGAATTATAAAAAATGGCAGAAAGATTACGAATATAATCCCGCGTCGAATGAATTTGAAAATCCTAAAATAAAAGATTCTATAACAAATGAGGTAAAAGATTGGTTTAAGTTAGATTAG
- a CDS encoding TlpA disulfide reductase family protein has product MKKIILGFALFLGFAQTQAQESNLQLKGTVVDTVAQYVYLQKFHNKMFTTIDSVKVKDGNFSFKTKVKTPELYGLSVNTESSPLYVFLEKGPITVKLNPKKYYSNSVVEGSVSQDLFETYKKSKDIEISKFITENPKSIVSAYVLYRNWSYRLSPEQIRENIALLDKSLQTTTYVKELKDLALVLDGLAVGKKAPDFTANDPNGKPIRFYENLKGYTLVDFWASWCGPCRRENPNIVKAYKEFHDKGFNIVGISLDKKKENWIKGIQDDNLTWIHVSDLLFWNSAVAKLYGIRAIPGNYLVDSNGVIVAKNLQGEELHTTLKSLLDKKI; this is encoded by the coding sequence ATGAAAAAAATAATCTTAGGTTTTGCCTTGTTTTTGGGATTTGCACAAACTCAGGCACAGGAAAGTAATTTACAATTAAAAGGAACAGTTGTAGATACTGTTGCACAATATGTTTATCTGCAAAAATTCCATAATAAAATGTTTACCACAATTGATTCGGTAAAGGTAAAAGACGGCAATTTTAGTTTTAAGACTAAAGTAAAAACGCCGGAATTATACGGTTTAAGCGTCAATACAGAAAGTAGTCCGCTTTATGTTTTTCTTGAAAAAGGACCAATTACGGTAAAATTAAATCCAAAGAAATATTACAGTAATTCTGTTGTAGAAGGTTCTGTTTCTCAGGATTTGTTTGAAACTTATAAAAAATCGAAAGATATAGAAATTAGTAAATTCATTACAGAGAATCCTAAATCAATAGTTTCGGCTTATGTGTTGTACAGAAACTGGTCATATAGACTGTCGCCGGAACAAATCAGAGAAAATATTGCTTTGCTGGATAAAAGCCTTCAGACGACTACTTACGTTAAAGAACTAAAAGATCTGGCTCTTGTTTTAGACGGTTTGGCTGTTGGAAAAAAAGCGCCTGATTTTACAGCCAATGATCCAAATGGAAAGCCAATTCGTTTTTATGAAAATTTAAAGGGTTACACTTTAGTCGATTTCTGGGCTTCATGGTGTGGTCCTTGCCGAAGAGAGAACCCAAATATTGTAAAAGCGTATAAAGAATTTCATGATAAAGGATTCAATATTGTCGGGATTTCTTTAGACAAAAAGAAAGAAAACTGGATCAAAGGAATTCAGGATGATAATCTGACCTGGATACATGTTTCTGATTTGCTTTTCTGGAATAGTGCAGTTGCCAAATTATACGGAATAAGAGCAATTCCCGGTAATTATTTAGTGGATTCGAACGGAGTAATTGTAGCTAAAAATCTTCAGGGAGAAGAATTACATACGACGTTAAAATCGCTTTTGGATAAAAAGATTTAA